The Thermonema lapsum genome window below encodes:
- a CDS encoding PAS domain S-box protein → MNLASAPKEVLIDYIRQLEQEVSFLKKDPQGIYKELQRTNAALLDLFDNAHDLIFVISRSGDFLFYNRACREKLGYTQEELARLRIQDLIHPQYKHETYQQVFVQAREGAPYRLPFHTALIHKSGKTVYLEGHISLRYEQSRMTAIRGILYDVTDRVKAEQAQSLYNSIARLAIESDSMRELFRNIHIELSKVMEVENFYITLYHPEENTLTYPYYVDQYAPENALAGRRPIGKGLVEYALQQEKLVVLDKAKIEALIAAGDLELSNRQTIPLVWVGIPLRTKKGTLGVLSLKSYRNPHAYTQQDLKLLEFISGQVALAAERKQTEMQLRNQTARLRAIFESGSHIMWTVNRKRQFTSFNQNYVRTLQEQYGITPKLYEYPQELKALMRQEQIDGFWKEKFKQAFEGKALHFEMTVKDLKGNVRWREIYLNPIPNDEGEIEEVSAIAHDITEKKLSEIALKESEEKFRTIFESFQDIYYRSDLKGRILMISPSIKELGGYQPEELIGKPVTSFYTRNIDKRSAFRAIRELMRKGRLKNFEIGLRRKDGTEVESISNIRLLYDEQGKPYGIEGVVRDITELKRASEEVMRAKELAEHSLRVKENFLANMSHEIRTPMNGIIGMIDLLDSTPLSAEQREYVNILKESSETLLNILNDILDLSKIEAGKMQLRPRACSVHSIVERVHHLFLPRAHHRNNQLRFRIDEAVPPYVVADETRLVQVLSNLVNNAIKFTEQGSIDILVKVLEEHKQQLTLYFEVKDTGIGIAPEDQKKLFRTFSQLDTSTKKAYAGTGLGLAIAKQLVELMGGSIGLHSSPGQGSRFFFTIRVRRHNQPVGIPAKDPMHRLYDILKQRSPRLLVVDDNAVNRKVAAEILRRAHCRVHLAQDAHEALALIQNHEFDLILMDIQMPEIDGIEATQMMRDLRHDLPPIVAMTAYAMPEDRQRFLQLGMDDYIAKPLRAHQLLQKVVELTTLSAPPQQENMPSQPSSQQTALPPTLDEESIEQLTKYGGQEVVRSSMAEFIEETQSMLEESLRLLEQQDYEGIRKILHTLKGTAGTLGASRLAQAVTQTEALLKKEVPKDLRERLLLFTELLQQLHEECRRRFTLP, encoded by the coding sequence ATGAACTTGGCATCAGCACCCAAAGAAGTACTCATTGACTATATACGCCAGCTGGAGCAAGAAGTCTCTTTTTTAAAAAAAGACCCGCAGGGTATTTACAAAGAGCTGCAGCGCACGAATGCCGCCCTGCTCGACCTGTTCGACAACGCACACGATTTGATATTTGTAATTTCCCGCTCGGGCGATTTCCTGTTTTATAACCGTGCCTGCCGCGAAAAACTCGGCTACACACAAGAAGAACTCGCCCGCCTACGGATTCAAGACCTCATTCACCCACAGTATAAACACGAAACCTATCAACAGGTGTTTGTCCAAGCACGTGAAGGGGCGCCCTATCGCCTACCCTTTCACACGGCACTCATACATAAAAGCGGCAAAACCGTTTACCTCGAGGGGCACATCAGCCTGCGCTATGAGCAAAGCCGCATGACTGCCATCCGCGGCATCTTGTACGACGTAACCGACCGAGTAAAAGCAGAGCAAGCCCAAAGCCTGTACAACAGCATAGCACGCTTAGCCATAGAAAGCGACAGCATGCGCGAGCTGTTTCGCAACATACACATCGAGCTAAGCAAAGTAATGGAAGTAGAAAACTTCTACATCACGCTTTATCACCCCGAAGAAAACACGCTGACATATCCCTACTACGTGGACCAATACGCACCAGAAAACGCCTTGGCAGGACGCCGCCCCATTGGTAAGGGCTTGGTGGAGTATGCCCTGCAGCAAGAAAAGCTGGTAGTACTGGACAAAGCTAAAATTGAAGCGCTCATAGCGGCGGGCGACTTGGAGCTCAGCAACCGCCAAACCATCCCTTTGGTGTGGGTAGGTATTCCCTTGCGTACCAAAAAAGGCACCTTGGGCGTACTATCGCTCAAGTCTTACCGCAACCCGCATGCCTACACCCAACAAGACTTGAAACTGCTTGAGTTTATTTCGGGACAGGTAGCCTTAGCTGCCGAGCGCAAACAAACCGAAATGCAACTGCGCAACCAAACGGCGCGTCTGCGTGCTATCTTCGAAAGTGGCTCTCATATCATGTGGACGGTCAACCGGAAGCGGCAGTTTACTTCTTTCAACCAAAACTATGTGCGCACGCTGCAAGAGCAGTATGGCATCACCCCAAAACTTTATGAATATCCACAAGAGTTGAAAGCGCTCATGCGCCAAGAGCAAATAGATGGCTTTTGGAAAGAAAAATTCAAACAGGCATTTGAAGGCAAGGCGCTGCACTTCGAAATGACGGTCAAAGACCTAAAAGGCAATGTGCGATGGAGGGAAATATACCTAAATCCCATCCCCAACGATGAAGGAGAGATAGAAGAAGTGTCTGCCATTGCCCATGACATCACTGAAAAAAAGTTATCGGAAATAGCACTCAAAGAAAGCGAAGAGAAATTCAGAACCATTTTCGAGTCGTTCCAAGATATTTATTACCGCTCCGACCTGAAAGGACGCATATTGATGATTAGCCCCTCTATTAAAGAGTTGGGCGGTTACCAACCCGAAGAGCTCATAGGCAAGCCCGTCACCAGCTTTTATACCCGGAACATAGACAAGCGCTCTGCCTTCAGAGCCATCCGAGAACTGATGCGCAAGGGGCGGCTCAAAAACTTTGAAATAGGCTTGCGCCGTAAAGACGGCACCGAAGTAGAATCTATTTCCAACATACGCTTGCTCTATGACGAGCAAGGTAAGCCCTACGGCATCGAAGGCGTCGTACGTGATATCACCGAGCTCAAGCGCGCCTCGGAGGAAGTGATGCGTGCCAAAGAGCTTGCCGAACACTCGCTGCGTGTCAAAGAGAACTTCCTTGCCAATATGAGCCATGAGATACGCACCCCCATGAACGGCATCATCGGCATGATAGACCTGCTGGACAGCACGCCCCTGAGTGCCGAGCAACGCGAATATGTAAACATACTGAAAGAATCATCTGAAACGCTACTCAACATATTGAACGACATCTTGGACTTGTCGAAAATAGAAGCCGGCAAGATGCAGCTGCGCCCCCGCGCCTGCTCTGTGCACTCTATCGTAGAACGTGTACACCACCTGTTTTTGCCCAGGGCTCACCACCGCAACAATCAACTGCGCTTCCGTATCGACGAAGCCGTGCCCCCCTATGTCGTAGCCGACGAAACACGACTGGTGCAGGTACTCAGCAACTTGGTAAACAATGCCATCAAATTTACCGAGCAGGGCAGCATCGACATTTTGGTAAAAGTGCTTGAAGAACACAAACAACAGCTCACACTCTACTTCGAAGTAAAGGACACAGGCATAGGCATTGCCCCCGAAGACCAAAAAAAGCTGTTTCGCACTTTCAGTCAATTAGACACCTCCACCAAAAAAGCCTACGCAGGTACCGGCTTGGGCTTGGCTATCGCCAAACAGCTTGTAGAGCTGATGGGCGGAAGCATTGGCTTACACTCCAGCCCGGGGCAAGGAAGCCGTTTCTTCTTTACCATACGCGTGCGCCGACACAACCAACCCGTAGGCATCCCAGCCAAAGACCCCATGCACCGCCTCTACGACATATTGAAACAACGAAGCCCCCGCTTACTGGTAGTCGATGACAACGCAGTGAACCGCAAAGTAGCTGCCGAAATCTTGCGCCGTGCCCACTGTCGTGTACATCTTGCTCAAGATGCACATGAAGCACTTGCGCTCATTCAAAATCATGAGTTTGACCTCATACTAATGGATATTCAAATGCCGGAAATTGACGGAATCGAAGCCACACAAATGATGCGCGACTTGCGCCATGATTTACCGCCCATTGTAGCCATGACTGCCTATGCCATGCCAGAAGACCGGCAACGCTTCCTTCAGTTGGGCATGGACGACTACATAGCCAAGCCTCTGCGAGCACATCAGCTATTGCAAAAAGTAGTAGAGCTGACCACACTTTCAGCCCCACCGCAACAAGAAAACATGCCCTCCCAGCCATCCTCGCAGCAGACGGCACTGCCCCCTACCCTCGATGAGGAAAGCATTGAGCAGCTGACCAAATACGGCGGGCAAGAGGTCGTGCGCAGCAGTATGGCTGAATTCATAGAAGAAACACAAAGCATGCTCGAAGAAAGCCTTCGCCTATTAGAACAGCAAGACTACGAAGGCATTCGTAAAATACTGCACACTTTGAAGGGCACTGCCGGCACTTTGGGCGCCAGCCGCTTGGCACAGGCTGTTACCCAAACAGAAGCTTTACTCAAAAAAGAAGTACCCAAAGACCTGAGGGAAAGGCTTTTGCTTTTCACTGAACTACTGCAACAGCTTCATGAAGAATGCCGCCGGCGCTTCACTTTACCTTGA
- a CDS encoding putative type IX sorting system protein PorV2 has protein sequence MLRRLVLLLLWHLTTGYLGAFAQNTPKYSNEFLNIGVNARAMALSNAQTATVADVSAGYWNPAGLVHSTYHYEGTLTHAEYFAGIAQYDYMGFSTNIDSSSRLAVSLIRFGVDDIPDTRFLYDANGAINYNNIRYFSASDYAFLLSYAKRTALEGLSWGSNFKIIYRQAGDFATAWGFGLDMGMQYRRGSWFLGAMARDITGTYTTWSHNVTLLYNVYAQTGNKIPKNSVEITLPRLHIGIARQFRWKQFGILPQVELPLTFDGMRNTLIRSASVSIDPSMGIELDYQRMAYLRFGAGNLQQIKDFDGSRSWSYQINFGAGFRFKSFTIDYALTDLGDNAEGLYSHVFSLKVGFNK, from the coding sequence ATGCTTCGACGACTCGTATTACTGCTGCTGTGGCATTTAACTACCGGGTACTTGGGGGCTTTTGCTCAAAATACCCCCAAGTATAGCAATGAGTTTCTCAACATAGGTGTAAATGCACGTGCTATGGCGCTTTCAAATGCTCAGACCGCCACGGTTGCCGACGTAAGCGCCGGCTATTGGAATCCTGCTGGTTTGGTGCATAGCACCTACCACTATGAAGGGACGCTGACTCATGCCGAATACTTTGCCGGCATTGCCCAATATGACTACATGGGCTTCAGCACAAACATAGACAGCAGCAGCCGCTTAGCAGTCTCGCTCATTCGTTTTGGAGTGGACGATATCCCTGACACGCGCTTCCTCTATGATGCCAACGGCGCCATCAATTACAACAACATTCGCTATTTCTCAGCATCGGATTATGCCTTCCTGCTTTCCTATGCCAAAAGAACAGCACTCGAAGGTTTAAGCTGGGGCAGCAACTTCAAAATCATTTATCGACAAGCCGGCGATTTTGCCACTGCTTGGGGCTTCGGCTTGGATATGGGAATGCAATACCGGCGTGGCTCATGGTTTTTAGGTGCCATGGCACGCGACATCACCGGCACTTACACGACCTGGAGCCACAATGTAACTCTACTCTACAACGTATATGCACAAACGGGCAATAAAATACCCAAAAACTCCGTAGAAATCACCTTGCCTCGTTTGCACATAGGCATAGCACGGCAGTTTCGGTGGAAACAGTTCGGTATATTGCCGCAAGTCGAGTTGCCACTCACCTTCGACGGCATGCGCAATACACTCATACGCAGTGCTTCCGTATCCATAGACCCGTCTATGGGTATCGAATTAGACTACCAACGGATGGCATATCTTCGCTTCGGTGCCGGCAACCTGCAGCAAATAAAGGATTTTGACGGCAGCCGCTCATGGAGCTATCAAATCAACTTTGGTGCGGGCTTCCGCTTTAAAAGCTTTACCATAGATTATGCACTCACCGACCTAGGCGACAATGCCGAAGGTTTATATTCTCATGTGTTTTCCCTTAAAGTAGGCTTTAATAAATAG
- the purQ gene encoding phosphoribosylformylglycinamidine synthase subunit PurQ — MKFGVVVFPGSNCDEDMIYTLRHVMGQEVVKLWHKDTDLQGVDFVVLPGGFSYGDYLRAGAIARFSPIMQEVMRHAKKGGYVMGICNGFQILTESGLLEGALLRNLNQRYICKNVYIKPATPNTILTAGLSQKKAYKIPIAHGEGRYYAPKDILKSIQDNDQILFQYCDASGKVTEEANPNGSLLNIAGICNKERNVFGMMPHPERAADELLKNTDGRAFFESILAHVAV; from the coding sequence ATGAAATTTGGAGTAGTGGTATTTCCCGGCTCAAACTGCGACGAAGATATGATTTACACCCTGCGTCATGTGATGGGGCAGGAAGTCGTAAAGCTTTGGCACAAAGATACAGATTTGCAGGGTGTCGATTTTGTAGTACTGCCCGGTGGCTTTTCTTATGGCGACTACTTGCGAGCCGGTGCTATTGCTCGTTTTTCGCCTATCATGCAGGAAGTCATGCGGCATGCGAAGAAGGGGGGCTATGTGATGGGCATTTGCAATGGTTTTCAGATTTTGACCGAGTCGGGCTTGCTCGAAGGCGCTTTGTTGCGCAACCTAAACCAGCGTTATATTTGCAAGAACGTATATATAAAACCAGCAACCCCCAATACTATCTTGACTGCCGGCTTGTCGCAGAAAAAAGCTTACAAAATACCGATTGCCCACGGTGAAGGGCGATATTATGCTCCCAAAGACATACTCAAAAGTATTCAAGACAACGACCAGATTCTTTTCCAATATTGCGATGCATCGGGAAAAGTAACCGAGGAGGCAAACCCCAACGGCTCACTGCTGAATATCGCAGGCATATGCAACAAAGAGCGCAATGTGTTTGGCATGATGCCCCACCCCGAACGGGCTGCCGACGAGCTGCTGAAAAACACAGACGGGCGTGCCTTTTTCGAAAGCATCTTGGCGCATGTAGCTGTGTAA
- a CDS encoding efflux RND transporter permease subunit, which yields MWSKLARFILVYRLPLLIVILLLTAFMGYMSRGVERAYDYAAVVPDKDPDMQYFKFFKQKYGEDGNILAIGVHDSSIYRLDNFRAWAALARKLETIDGVERAISIAHLQYLHKDTAAGVFRFRPIFDPMPNTQQALDSLLSFTRQLRFYSGQVFNQATGATVLLVSIDKQVLNTAYRETVIRRIEEACEAFQKQTNIEIHYAGLPYVRSTMATKVTDELNLFLILSVLTTATVLFLFFRSFKAVLFPLIIIGIIITWTLGWMGILHYQITLLTGLLPPILVVIGIPNAVYMLTKYHQEFKKHGNKILALVRVIQKIGVVTLITNTTTAVGFGVLMSTNIAILREFGVVASINIFCTFLLSIILIPVFFSYLPEPKSRHLRHLDGRMLNGLINTFVHWVTHKRPYIYAVVLVLLGLSIYGTYKIRAISYMVDDIPEHSRLRRDLAFFEKHFKGVMPLEIVVNTGKPKGTRSYSRLKKINEFQNALDSIGISPPALSMITFLKAARQAFYNQDSAYYDFPSNRELPFLMRYLKGEEDKSALTRSFLDSTEQEVRISMKIADIGSVSMDSLIHQVIAPKIKRYLPEKEGFKVHITGTTPIFIKGNSYLIRNLKQSILLAFVLIAFIMGLLFRSVRMVLVSVVPNFIPLLITAGIMGWFGIPLKPSTALIFSIAFGIAVDDAIHYLARFRSELFSRRVSVQEAVVVSLRETGQGMVYTSIILFFGFVIFVGSNFGGTVALGLLTSLTLFTAMLTNLILLPSLLLSFDKYDRRRLAWTESYDESKEPKTSTITSEKET from the coding sequence ATGTGGTCTAAGCTTGCACGATTCATTTTGGTTTATCGTCTCCCGCTGCTCATCGTCATTTTACTGCTTACTGCTTTCATGGGCTATATGAGCCGAGGCGTAGAGCGTGCCTATGATTATGCTGCCGTAGTGCCCGATAAAGACCCCGACATGCAGTATTTCAAGTTTTTCAAACAGAAGTACGGCGAAGATGGCAATATTTTAGCTATTGGCGTCCACGATAGCAGCATTTACCGCTTAGACAACTTCCGTGCGTGGGCTGCTCTTGCCCGCAAACTCGAAACCATCGATGGCGTAGAGCGTGCCATTTCTATTGCGCATTTGCAGTATCTGCATAAAGATACCGCAGCCGGTGTGTTCCGCTTCCGTCCTATTTTTGACCCCATGCCCAACACACAACAAGCGCTCGACAGCCTGCTATCATTCACCCGGCAGCTGCGTTTTTACAGCGGGCAAGTATTCAACCAAGCCACTGGCGCCACCGTGCTGCTGGTCTCTATCGACAAGCAGGTACTCAATACAGCTTATCGCGAAACGGTTATCCGACGCATAGAAGAAGCATGTGAAGCTTTTCAAAAGCAAACCAACATTGAAATTCACTACGCAGGCTTGCCTTATGTGCGTTCAACCATGGCAACCAAAGTAACCGATGAGCTAAACCTGTTCCTGATTCTTTCGGTCCTCACTACTGCTACTGTATTGTTCCTGTTCTTCCGCTCATTCAAGGCAGTGCTGTTCCCACTCATTATTATAGGCATCATCATCACCTGGACCTTAGGCTGGATGGGTATCCTCCATTATCAAATCACCTTGCTCACGGGTTTATTGCCCCCCATTTTAGTGGTTATTGGCATTCCCAATGCCGTGTATATGCTTACCAAATATCACCAAGAGTTCAAAAAACACGGCAATAAAATATTGGCACTGGTGCGAGTGATTCAAAAAATAGGGGTGGTTACGCTCATCACCAACACCACCACTGCCGTAGGCTTTGGCGTGTTGATGTCCACCAATATTGCCATTCTGCGTGAATTCGGGGTAGTGGCAAGCATCAATATCTTTTGCACCTTCTTGCTAAGCATCATTTTAATCCCTGTTTTTTTCTCTTACCTACCTGAGCCCAAAAGCCGACACTTGCGCCACTTAGACGGACGTATGCTCAACGGGCTCATCAATACCTTTGTTCATTGGGTAACCCACAAGCGCCCCTATATCTACGCTGTGGTTTTGGTATTGCTGGGGCTTTCTATTTACGGCACCTACAAAATCAGGGCGATTTCCTACATGGTGGACGACATCCCCGAGCACAGCCGCCTGCGTCGAGACCTTGCTTTCTTCGAAAAGCATTTTAAGGGGGTGATGCCCTTAGAAATCGTAGTGAATACAGGTAAGCCCAAAGGTACGCGCAGCTACAGTAGGCTCAAGAAAATCAACGAATTTCAAAATGCACTCGACAGCATAGGCATTTCGCCACCGGCACTTTCCATGATTACTTTCTTGAAAGCAGCCCGTCAGGCTTTTTACAACCAAGACAGCGCCTATTATGATTTTCCAAGCAACAGAGAGCTGCCTTTCTTGATGCGCTACTTGAAAGGTGAAGAAGACAAGTCGGCGCTCACCCGCAGTTTTCTTGACTCCACCGAGCAGGAAGTGCGCATCTCCATGAAAATTGCCGACATAGGCTCCGTAAGCATGGATTCACTGATTCACCAAGTCATTGCCCCCAAAATCAAACGCTATTTACCTGAAAAAGAAGGCTTTAAAGTTCACATTACCGGCACTACGCCTATCTTCATCAAAGGCAACAGCTATCTGATTCGCAACCTAAAGCAAAGCATCTTGCTGGCATTTGTCTTGATTGCCTTTATCATGGGGCTCTTGTTCCGTTCGGTGCGCATGGTTTTGGTGTCGGTCGTTCCCAACTTTATCCCGCTACTCATTACGGCGGGCATCATGGGATGGTTTGGTATTCCACTCAAACCGAGCACAGCGCTCATCTTTAGCATTGCTTTCGGTATTGCCGTAGATGACGCCATTCATTACTTGGCTCGGTTCCGCAGCGAGTTGTTCAGTCGGCGTGTGAGTGTGCAGGAAGCGGTGGTGGTAAGCTTGCGCGAAACAGGACAAGGCATGGTTTACACTTCTATCATCTTGTTTTTCGGATTTGTCATCTTTGTAGGCTCCAATTTTGGCGGAACGGTAGCCCTGGGGCTGCTTACCTCCCTCACGCTTTTTACTGCTATGCTCACCAACCTGATTTTGCTCCCCTCGCTTCTATTAAGCTTTGACAAGTATGACCGCCGTCGCTTGGCATGGACTGAAAGTTATGATGAAAGTAAAGAGCCGAAAACTTCTACCATCACTTCGGAAAAAGAAACGTAA
- a CDS encoding YicC/YloC family endoribonuclease — protein MLLSMTGYGRAEYQDAHLCIKVEVKTLNSKHLDLNLRNGQLLNSKEIELRNLVQQRLQRGKVYMSIDFERIDLKNLLQLDEALITQAYQQLNALADRLNAHKQDLLRLVIQKVESIKKQEEEALSDNEWQQLLAVVEQALEQCEQFRRQEGEALSRQISEELKRIEHFLQEIDQLDPLRLQHIRERIQKHLQEISQHEQFDANRFEQEMIYYIERLDISEEKVRLQNHIHYFRKLMESNESQGKKLNFLCQEMGREINTIGSKANDAQIQQHVVHMKDALERIKEQVQNIL, from the coding sequence ATGCTATTATCTATGACAGGATATGGGCGCGCCGAGTATCAAGACGCCCATCTGTGCATCAAAGTAGAGGTCAAAACCCTCAATTCCAAACACCTCGATTTGAACCTACGCAATGGGCAACTGCTCAACAGCAAAGAAATAGAGCTGCGCAACCTCGTGCAACAAAGGCTACAGCGCGGCAAGGTGTACATGAGCATCGACTTTGAGCGTATCGACTTAAAAAACCTCCTCCAGCTCGACGAAGCACTCATCACCCAAGCATACCAGCAACTGAACGCTCTTGCCGACCGCCTGAACGCCCACAAGCAAGACCTGCTGCGGCTGGTCATACAGAAAGTAGAGTCAATCAAAAAACAAGAGGAAGAAGCCCTCAGCGACAACGAATGGCAGCAGCTGCTTGCCGTAGTAGAACAGGCGCTTGAGCAATGCGAACAATTCCGTCGTCAAGAGGGTGAAGCGCTCAGCCGTCAGATTAGCGAAGAACTCAAACGCATAGAGCATTTCCTGCAGGAAATTGACCAACTGGACCCACTACGTCTGCAACACATACGCGAACGTATCCAAAAGCACCTGCAGGAAATCAGCCAGCATGAGCAGTTCGATGCCAACCGCTTCGAGCAAGAGATGATTTACTACATCGAGCGCCTCGACATCAGCGAAGAAAAAGTGCGTCTGCAAAATCATATCCACTATTTCCGTAAATTGATGGAGAGCAACGAAAGTCAAGGCAAAAAACTTAACTTCCTTTGTCAGGAAATGGGCAGAGAAATCAACACCATCGGCTCAAAAGCCAATGACGCACAAATTCAACAACACGTGGTGCATATGAAAGACGCACTCGAACGCATCAAAGAGCAAGTGCAAAACATATTGTAG